In Aeromicrobium sp. A1-2, the DNA window GGCAACGTCGTCAAGGTGACCCCATCATCCAAGGTCGTGGGAGACCTGGCACTGCACCTGGTCGCGGTCGGTGCCGACCCGACCGCATTCGCCAACGACCCGGCCTCGTTCGACATCCCGGCCTCGGTTATCGGCTTCTTGTCCGGCGAGCTGGGCGACCCGCCCGGCGGCTGGCCCGAGCCGTTCCGCACCAAGGCGCTGCAGGGTCGCACCACCAACCCCGCCGTCACCGAGCTGACCGATGCCGACCGTGAAGGACTGGCCACCGATCGCCGCCACACCCTGAACCGGTTGCTGTTCCCCGGCCCGACCCAGGACTTCGACAAGGCACACCACGAGTTCGGCGACCTGTCGGCCGTGCCGACCGGAGCGTTCCTCTACGGACTACGTGGCGGCGACGAGACCGAGGTCGAGGTGTCCGAGGGCAACCTCCTGCTGTTCGGCGTCGAGGCCATCGGTGACGCCGACGAACGTGGCATCCGCAACGTGCTGGGCACGATCAATGGACAGCTCCGCCCGACCGAGGTCCGCGACCGCTCGGTCGACTCCAAGATCGCGACGGCCGAGAAGGCCGACACCACCAACCCACAACACCTCGCGGTCCCGTTCGCCGGCGTCGTGCACGCCACGGTCACCGAGGGAGACACCGTCGAGGCCGGTCAGACCGTCGCGACGATCGAGGCCATGAAGATGGAAGCCTCGATCACCGCCCCGACCGCCGGCACCGTGACCAGACTCCTCATCACCCACACCAGCCAGGCCGAGGGCGGCGACCTCCTGCTGGTCCTGGGCACCGAGTAGCGCACCACGTTCTCCTGGTCTTCACAGGATTCTCATGGCGCGGGTGGGCCCCTCCCGTGTGACGATGAAGAGGCGTAGTCAGTTGTGGCGGCCAGCTCTGACGGCTCGTGGTCGAGCAGCCCGAAAGGCGGGGCAGGTGACACAGGAAACCCGGATCGACTCCGACTCCCAAAACCGTTACGTCAGCCATTTCACCGACCTGGTGCAGGACGTCAAGGAAGCCGGCCTCCTGGAGCGACGGCGCGGCTACTACTGGTGGCAGATCGGCGTCCACGTCGCGGCGTTCTTCGCGATCTGGGTGGGCTTCTTCCTGCTCGGCAACTCGTGGTTCCAGCTGATCCTCGCGGGTGCGCTCGGCGTGATCGTGACGCAGTTCGGGTTCCTCGGCCACGACGCGGCTCACCGGCAGATGTTCACGTCGTCGGCGTGGAACTCCTGGACCGCCCGCATCCTCGCCGGCGCCTTCGCGGGGCTGAGCTTCGCGTGGTGGCGGAGCAAGCACAACATGCACCACAAGGCGCCGAACCTCGAGGGCTACGATCCCGATATCGGTCCAGGTGCGATCGCGTTCACCCCCGGCATTGTCGCCCAGCGCACGACCGGCTTCGCCGGCTGGTTCGTGCAGCGGCAGGGCTGGCTGTTCTTTCCGCTGCTGACGCTCGAGGGACTCAATCTGCACGCCGAAAGCATCCGGGCTGCCCGCGACAAGCAGTCCAAGCAGCCGTGGCGCCGGGTCGAGCTGTTCCTGGTCGTCACGCGGCTCGCGGCCTACGTTGCGATACTCCTGGCGTTCCTGCCGCTAGGCAAGGCGGTGGCGTTCTTCGCGGTCCAGATGGCCGTGTTCGGCTTCTGCCTCGGAGCGTCTTTTGCCCCGGCACACAAGGGCATGCCGATCATCCCGCCAGAGATGAAGCTCGACTTCCTGCGCCGTCAGGTCATGGTCTCGCGCAACGTCAGGGGCAACCCCGTCGTCGACTGGGCGATGGGTGGCCTCAACTACCAGATCGAGCACCACCTGTTCCCCAACATGCCGCGCTGCAATCTCAAGAAGGCGCAGCCGTTGGTCCGCGCGCACTGTGAGCGTGAGGGCATCGACTACATGGAGGTCGGGCTGTTCAACTCGTACGCGATCGTCGTGGACTACCTCAACAACGTCGGCCTGCGGGCCCGCGATCCGTTCGACTGTCCGCTGTCAGCCCAGCTGCGCGCCCCGGCCCTGAGCCAGAGGCGACTCACGCCGTACGGTTGGTGCACCCGGTCACATCGGCCGATAGACCCGAAAGCAGTGATGTCCTGATGCGTGCAGCCACGTTCGCCGAGTTTGGTGGGCCGAGGTCCTGACCTTGGCCGAGATTCCCGAACCCATCGCCGGCGCGGGCCAGATCCGGGTCGAGGTCCGCGCCATCGGGGTCAACCGGTTCGACGGCAAGGTGCGCTCGGGCTCGATGGAGTCGATGTTCTCAACCCCCTGCCGGCAGTCCTCGGTCTGGAGCTGACGGGTGTTGTCGACCAGGTCGGCGAAGGCGTCACGGACGTCGCGATCGGCGACCGGGTCGCGGGCTGGGCAGTCGGCCGCCCCGGCGCCTACGCGGAACGAGCGCTGATGGCGACCTATGCGGCAGTGCCCGACGGGTTGGGCGACGACGTCGCGGCCGCGGTGCCGGTGGCGACGGAGGCGGCCCGCCGGGCGCTCGACGCGGTCGGCGTGACCCGCGGCAGCACGGTCGTGATCCACGGGGCGAGCGGCGGCGTGGGTGCCCTCGCGGTCCAGCAGGCGGTGGCCCGCGGGCGGCGGTCGTCGCGACTGCATCGGCCCGGCACCACGATCGGCTGCGCACCTTCGGGGCGCTGCCGATCTCGTACGACGCCGGTTGGGCCGATCGCGCCGCCACGCTCGCTCCGTCCGGGATCGATGCCGTCGTCGACACCGCAGGGCGAGGGCTGCTCCCCGAGTCGGTGCGCCTGGTCGGATCGCCGGACCGGGTCGTGACGATCGCCGATCCCGACGCCGATGCGCTGGGCGTCGAGTTCAGCTCGGCGGCCGACAACCGCGCCGACCTGCTGGCAGAGGACCTGGCCGCCGTGGCCCGCGGTGACCTCGAGGTCACGGTCGCCCAGGTGCTGCCGCTGGCCGAGGCCGCCGAGGCGCATCGGATCCTCGACGGCGGCCACGCCGGCGGCAAGGTCGTGCTGCGGCCCTAGCCCCGGCGGCAGTTCGGGCTCAGGGCGCGAACGTCTTGGCCTCGGCGGAGTCGAAGTACTTGCCGGTGTAGTTCTGGGACGACGTCGGTCGAGACGGTCGACGGCACGCTGCAAATCCCCTTCGGCGCCCGCACCGTCCGCTTCATCCAGGGCGACGTCAAGATGATGACCGGCTGCGACCTCCAGGTCGTCGACGGCATCGAGCCCGACGCACGCAACGTCACCATCAGCGGAGTGAACTTCACACTCGTCTGACCCGAGACAACCCGCCGGCGATCCCCCGACCGCCGGCGGGTTTTCGCGTCCGTCGGGGTGGTCGGGTCGCTGGCTTCAAGTCGCCCTCGAACGCCCGCCCCGGCAGCTCTCCCGACGGTGTGGATAGCATCTGTCGGACGACTCGAGGAGCCCCCATGACCCAGCTCGGCACTCCGCTGACCCTGCCCAGCGGACTGGAACTGCCGCACCGCATCGTGAAGGCGGCGATGACGGAGAACCTGTCCGACGCCGACAACCAGCCCACGCCGCGCCACGAAGCGCTCTACCGTCGTTGGGCGCGGGGCTCGGCCGGCGGTCTGCTGGTCACCGGCAACCTGATGGTGGACCGGCGCTTCCTGGAGCGCAGCCGCAACATCGTCGCCGACGCGCACCTCGATGTAGCCGGACTGCGCCGGCTCCGCAGGGCAGCCGATTCGTCTCCGGTCATCGCGCAGCTGAACCATCCGGGCCGGCAGACCAACCGGTTCCTTGCCTCGACACCAGTGGCACCCAGCGCCAGCGCGGCAGTGCCGATGATGGGCATGTTCGCCCGACCGCGCGCCTTGGACACATCAGAGATCGAGGGGATCGTCGCCGCGTTCGGCACGGCCGCCGCGCTGTGCCAGCAGGCTGGGCTCGAGGGCGTCCAGGTGCATGCGGCCCACGGGTACCTGCTGGCGCAGTTCCTGTCACCTCACGTGAATCAGCGAACCGACGCCTGGGGCGGCGATGTCGCGGGTCGTTCGCGGGCCCTGATCGAGGCGGTCCGGGCAGCGCGGACGCGCACGGGACCCGGATTCACGGTCGGGGTGAAACTGAACTCCTCGGACTTCCGGCACGGCGGTTTCACCGAGGACGATGCCGAACAGGTGATCCGGTTGCTGGTCGATGAGGGCGTCGACCTCATCGAGATATCCGGGGGAACCTATGAGAGCCCGGCTCTGTTCGGTGAGGTGGCCGAGCTCGGTCAGGGCTCCAACGCCAAGGAGGCCTACTTCGCAGCGTTCGCCCGCCGTGCGCGCAGCGCGGCCGGTGGGGTCCCCATCATGCTCACCGGCGGGATCCGGACCCGCTCGGTGATGGAGTCCCTGCTCGCCGACGCTGGGGTCGACCTGATCGGCCTGGGCCGGCCGATGGCCATCGACCCGGATCTTCCGACGAAGCTGCTGGCCGGGGCCGCCGGGACGACCCTTCCGCGCTACACGCTGCCCACCGCGATCGGATTCGCGGGCGAGTCCGAATGGTACGAGTCGCAGATCGGACGGATGGGCGCGGGACTCGAGGTCAAGCCGAACCTCAACGCGGCGGTGGCCGCGACTGGATTCGTCGCCGGCGAGCTGGGCCGTGGGCTCAGCGCAAGGCGACGGCGCGCACGCCTCGTGAACAGCCTGCAGGTCTGACCGACCCGCCGCGACGCGTGCGTCCCACCGTCCCGATCAGCCCGGCGGCGACGACAGCGCGTGGTTGCCCGCGGGCTCGTCAGACTTGTCTCCCCGATCCGGTCCTGGTCCTTCTGCCTTGGAGCTTGCGGGCCGCTGCTTCCCCGTGCCCACCGCCGACCGGTGGCCGGTCGTGGGCCACATCCGCTCGATCTCAGCGTTCAGTTCCGCCCGAGAAGCACCGCGATCGAGGAGACGTAGAGCCACAGCACCACCGCGATCGGCACCCCGAGCTGGCTGAACACAGCGTCTCCGCCGAGGGTCAGCGCAAGATAGGCGCGGAGGCCCGCGGCGGCCATCAACCACAGGATCATCGCGAGCACCGCCCCCGGCAGGTCGCGCCGCCAGGGCGTCCGCCAGGGGACGCCGACGTGGTACAGGGTCGCGAGGCCGGCTATCGCGAGCGCGGCCAGCAGGGGCCAGTACAACGCTCCGAGGACACTCAGCGTCGCGGAAGCGACGGCGCTCGGTGCGATCCACTCGACCACCCGCGGGCCGAGAACCAGGAGCGGCAGGATCGCGATCGCGCCCAGAAGGCCGCCGCGGTCAGCCCGACCGCCAGCAGCCGGCGCCGCCAGTTCGGGCCGGCCTGCTCGATGTCGTACGCGATGGTGATCGTCTCCAGCGCCCGGTTGGTGGCCCGCGACCCCGTCCACAGGCTCAGCAGGGCGCCGACGGAGATCACATCGGCGCGGCCGTCAGCGAGCACGGCCGAGGCCAGTCGTTCGTACGAGCTGTAGGTCTGGGTGGAGAGGAACTCCTGCGGCAGCTCGAAGACGATCCTGTTCAGCCCCGGGTGCCGGAGGGCCCCAGCGCATCAGCGACGAAGCCGAGCGAACCCAGGACGACCAGGATCAGCGCGGGCAGCGAGATCATCGTGAACAGGGCGATCTCGGCGGCCAATCCGGGACCCGGTCCTCGAAGGTGTCTCGCCACGTTCGCTGGGTCAACACCCAGGCTCGCTGCAGCGGGCGGGGAGCCGGTCGTACGTCCTGTGGGCCAGGCCTTCTGCCCAGTCGCGGGACCGTGTTGCGAGGGCGGCGACCCGTCCGTGGTCTCCCGTGGGCGGGTTGGGGGACTGCTCCGGGGTGACTGTCATTGCCTCCACCGTACGAGGGTTCGACCACTCGTCACGCCACGAAGGCTTCGCTGGCGCGCGCGAACGCGGCCCGCATCGGAGTGCGGGCCGCTCCGATGGCGCCTACCGCGCAGCGACCGTGCCGATGGCGGTCCCGTCTGTGGCCGTGCCGTCGAGCACCAGCCAGCCGGTGCTGTTCCCGGTCACCTCGCCGCCGACCGAGATGGCGTAGTCGGCTCCCTTCTCGAGGACATCGGAGGAGTAGATGTAGGAGTCCGAGGCCTTCGGGTGGAAAAGGACGCGATCTGCGTACCATCGCCATCGGCAATGGTGATGACCGTGTCTGCCGGCACGGTGCTGCCGAAGGTGAGCGCAAGAGTCGCCTGGGAGGAGTCCTCGCCCGGCGCGACCGCCATGGTGGACATGCCGTTCGCCGCGAGCGTCCCCCGGTGATGGTGAACACGTCATCCACGTCGATGGCGCCCTGGCGGACGTTCTCCGTGCCGGAAACCACCAGGGTGCCGCCCGTCATGACCATGGATCCGTTGACATCGACACCGTCGCTGGTCGTGTCGACGACGTACGTGCCGCCGCTGAGCTCCAGGAACCGGTTGCCGTTGTCTCCCTCAGCGGGACCGCCGAAGCCGTTGCCCTCCATCGCGGACACCGTCAGCGAGGCGAGGTCGTCGACTGCGTCGGTCGTGCTGGCCTGGCCCTCGGGCTCGGCGGCGCCACCGGCTTGGTCACCGGCCGGTGCGTCACCTGGGGGCTGACCACCCTCGGGTCGGCTGCCCGCGGCCGCGTCGGGCTCGGCGGCCGTGCCGTCGGTCGACTCGGCAGTCTCCTCTGCGAGCGCTTCCGCGCCACCGGAGACGTTGATGCCGTCATCGGTGGCCACCACGGAGACATCGCCGCCGGAGAGGTACATGTAGGCGCCTTCGATGCCTTCGACACTCTCGGTGATGTCCACGGTTCCACCTGCGATGCGCAGAACGCTGTCGGAGTGAATGCCGTCATCGCCCGCGGCAATCGTCAGGTCTCCGCCAAGCACCGTGACCTGGCGGGCAGCATCCATCGCGTCGGAGCCCGCTGTGAGGTCCAGCGCTCCGCCGTCGATCCAGATGACGCCGACCGCCGCGTCCGGTTCGTCGGTGACCGACTCGTTATCCGATCGCAATGCGTCGCCCTGGGCGTTCGCGGCGAGGGTGCCGCCGGTGATCACGAGCTGGTCCTTGCCGCGCACACCGTCGTCGGCCGCGTCGACCGTGACGTCTCCGCCGGACATGACAAGAGTGTCCTTCGAGGTGATCGCGTCGGCGGCGTGCGCCGTGACGGCCAGTGTGCCGTCGCCGGCGATCCACAGGTTGGCGGACGAGAACAGGGTCGCATTGGGCGAGTCCTCGACCGTCTCGTCCACGGCGGCTCCGGCGGCATCCGCGAGCACGTTGTCGCTGCCGTCCGCCAGCCAGACCACGACTTGCTGGGCCTCGACCACGTTGATGGCAGCCACGTCTGCCGCTGTGATGTCGACGCCATCGAGTACGAGGTTGACGACGTCATCGGGTGCGTCGACGGCGAGCGAGCCCGAGGTCAGCGTGCCGCTGATGCGGTAGGTGCCGGCCGCGTTGATCGTGACGGTATCGCCGTCGACGCTCACGCCGCTGCCGCCCTCAGACGATCCGTCGGCCAGCGTGAGTTCGACGGCTTCGGCCACGTCGAAGGACAGGTCTGCCTCGTCGACATCCAGGTCTGTGTAGATCAGCTCGGAGATGGCTCCGGTCAGCGATGCTGTGTTCGTGCCGGACGCGTTGTCCGCGTTCGCGCTGCAGCCGCTGAAGATGAGCGTCGCGGCCAGGGCGAGGCCGGCGAGGACGGTAGAGGGCGCTTGTTCATGTCAGGCCTTTCTAGGCCGCCGCGGCGGGCGCGGAGGCAGTGACGGTGGGAACGTAGCGGCGGA includes these proteins:
- a CDS encoding acyl-CoA desaturase — protein: MTQETRIDSDSQNRYVSHFTDLVQDVKEAGLLERRRGYYWWQIGVHVAAFFAIWVGFFLLGNSWFQLILAGALGVIVTQFGFLGHDAAHRQMFTSSAWNSWTARILAGAFAGLSFAWWRSKHNMHHKAPNLEGYDPDIGPGAIAFTPGIVAQRTTGFAGWFVQRQGWLFFPLLTLEGLNLHAESIRAARDKQSKQPWRRVELFLVVTRLAAYVAILLAFLPLGKAVAFFAVQMAVFGFCLGASFAPAHKGMPIIPPEMKLDFLRRQVMVSRNVRGNPVVDWAMGGLNYQIEHHLFPNMPRCNLKKAQPLVRAHCEREGIDYMEVGLFNSYAIVVDYLNNVGLRARDPFDCPLSAQLRAPALSQRRLTPYGWCTRSHRPIDPKAVMS
- a CDS encoding zinc-binding dehydrogenase translates to MLPESVRLVGSPDRVVTIADPDADALGVEFSSAADNRADLLAEDLAAVARGDLEVTVAQVLPLAEAAEAHRILDGGHAGGKVVLRP
- a CDS encoding NADH:flavin oxidoreductase, which gives rise to MTQLGTPLTLPSGLELPHRIVKAAMTENLSDADNQPTPRHEALYRRWARGSAGGLLVTGNLMVDRRFLERSRNIVADAHLDVAGLRRLRRAADSSPVIAQLNHPGRQTNRFLASTPVAPSASAAVPMMGMFARPRALDTSEIEGIVAAFGTAAALCQQAGLEGVQVHAAHGYLLAQFLSPHVNQRTDAWGGDVAGRSRALIEAVRAARTRTGPGFTVGVKLNSSDFRHGGFTEDDAEQVIRLLVDEGVDLIEISGGTYESPALFGEVAELGQGSNAKEAYFAAFARRARSAAGGVPIMLTGGIRTRSVMESLLADAGVDLIGLGRPMAIDPDLPTKLLAGAAGTTLPRYTLPTAIGFAGESEWYESQIGRMGAGLEVKPNLNAAVAATGFVAGELGRGLSARRRRARLVNSLQV
- a CDS encoding YhjD/YihY/BrkB family envelope integrity protein, yielding MVEWIAPSAVASATLSVLGALYWPLLAALAIAGLATLYHVGVPWRTPWRRDLPGAVLAMILWLMAAAGLRAYLALTLGGDAVFSQLGVPIAVVLWLYVSSIAVLLGRN
- a CDS encoding carbohydrate-binding domain-containing protein, with amino-acid sequence MAEAVELTLADGSSEGGSGVSVDGDTVTINAAGTYRISGTLTSGSLAVDAPDDVVNLVLDGVDITAADVAAINVVEAQQVVVWLADGSDNVLADAAGAAVDETVEDSPNATLFSSANLWIAGDGTLAVTAHAADAITSKDTLVMSGGDVTVDAADDGVRGKDQLVITGGTLAANAQGDALRSDNESVTDEPDAAVGVIWIDGGALDLTAGSDAMDAARQVTVLGGDLTIAAGDDGIHSDSVLRIAGGTVDITESVEGIEGAYMYLSGGDVSVVATDDGINVSGGAEALAEETAESTDGTAAEPDAAAGSRPEGGQPPGDAPAGDQAGGAAEPEGQASTTDAVDDLASLTVSAMEGNGFGGPAEGDNGNRFLELSGGTYVVDTTSDGVDVNGSMVMTGGTLVVSGTENVRQGAIDVDDVFTITGGRSRRTACPPWRSRRARTPPRRLLRSPSAAPCRQTRSSPLPMAMVRRSRPFPPEGLGLLHLLLRCPREGSRLRHLGRRRGDREQHRLAGARRHGHRRDRHRHGRCAVGAIGAARTPMRAAFARASEAFVA